One Streptomyces coeruleorubidus DNA segment encodes these proteins:
- a CDS encoding SDR family oxidoreductase, giving the protein MGTLSGKVALVTGASKGIGRAIAERLAADGARVGVHYNSSEAAAKEVVTAIEAEGGQAFLVRAELGVDGDATALWAEFDKVADGLDILVNNAGAGLLAPIGNVQEADFDKLVAVNVKSLFFVIQQGLDRLRDGGRIINVSSATTRIAMPNVVAYSMTKGAMNTLTLTLAEALAPRGITVNAVAPGIIDTDFNPWLAHPQMRALAESWSAFGRTGTPADVAGVAGFLASPAGGWVSGQVIDVSGASSLGNGPAPKG; this is encoded by the coding sequence ATGGGCACTCTGTCAGGCAAGGTCGCTCTGGTGACGGGCGCGAGCAAGGGCATCGGTCGGGCCATCGCCGAGCGGCTGGCGGCGGACGGGGCCCGGGTGGGCGTCCACTACAACAGCAGCGAGGCCGCGGCCAAGGAGGTCGTGACCGCGATCGAGGCGGAGGGCGGCCAAGCGTTCCTCGTCCGGGCGGAGCTCGGAGTGGACGGCGATGCGACCGCCCTGTGGGCGGAGTTCGACAAGGTCGCCGACGGGCTCGACATCCTGGTCAACAACGCCGGTGCGGGGCTGCTCGCCCCCATCGGCAATGTGCAGGAGGCCGACTTCGACAAGCTGGTCGCCGTCAATGTCAAGTCCTTGTTCTTCGTCATCCAGCAGGGCCTGGACCGGCTGCGTGACGGCGGCCGGATCATCAACGTCTCCAGCGCGACCACCCGTATCGCCATGCCCAACGTGGTGGCCTACTCGATGACCAAGGGCGCGATGAACACCCTGACGCTCACGCTGGCGGAGGCCCTCGCCCCGCGCGGCATCACGGTCAACGCCGTTGCCCCGGGAATCATCGACACGGACTTCAACCCGTGGCTGGCCCACCCGCAGATGCGGGCGCTGGCCGAGAGCTGGTCCGCTTTCGGCCGCACCGGTACCCCGGCGGACGTGGCCGGTGTGGCGGGCTTCCTCGCCTCCCCCGCCGGTGGCTGGGTCTCCGGTCAGGTGATCGACGTCAGCGGCGCCTCGTCGCTCGGCAACGGCCCGGCCCCCAAGGGCTGA